The following proteins are co-located in the Micromonospora coriariae genome:
- a CDS encoding glycosyltransferase produces MLLVSYHFPPAETVGARRPAALVAFATEQGWDVQVLTATAAGSGDAPAVIPEDLVVRVAPAPKLPRLNLSPSGAPHSATGRPGSRIRLAAVRRAANRRLWRLGMEMLVPDPQLNWIRPAIREYLRVRGDWRPDVIVTSGPPFSGFVVAAKLARRLGVPWVADYRDLWSIGNEYWARSRLRLAVDRWIERRLLRSVAACVTVSEPMAETLRTTFGCATYTIMNGIDRRPLPPPTTTAPVISEERAAVGESAPMLTLAHTGYIYPGKREPGPLLDAIALLGSDAAHVHVVFAGEENGVVRAGVERAGVQDSVTLLGHVSAEKSWRIQAEADVLVLLMWNDPRDAGTMSGKMFDYLQARRPILLLGYEAGLAAKLVRERRAGVVHNDKHAIAAQLREWLAVKERSGRIPAVPAAALDGLYREDQLTEYMQILRDVTLRAATGLGFRVHSLRR; encoded by the coding sequence ATGCTGCTCGTCTCCTACCACTTTCCCCCGGCCGAGACGGTGGGGGCTCGGCGGCCAGCCGCTCTCGTCGCCTTCGCCACCGAGCAGGGCTGGGACGTTCAGGTGCTCACCGCCACTGCCGCGGGGTCGGGTGACGCGCCCGCCGTGATCCCCGAGGATCTGGTGGTGCGGGTCGCGCCCGCCCCGAAGCTTCCGCGGCTCAATCTTTCACCGTCGGGTGCCCCACACTCCGCGACCGGCCGGCCAGGGTCGCGCATCCGGCTGGCGGCAGTCCGGCGCGCGGCCAACCGCCGGCTCTGGCGTCTCGGCATGGAGATGCTCGTGCCGGACCCGCAACTTAACTGGATTCGACCGGCAATCCGGGAGTACCTGCGGGTGCGCGGTGACTGGCGGCCGGACGTCATCGTCACCTCGGGCCCACCCTTCTCAGGGTTCGTCGTGGCGGCCAAGCTGGCTCGCCGGCTCGGTGTGCCCTGGGTTGCCGACTACCGCGACCTTTGGTCGATCGGCAACGAGTACTGGGCGCGGTCCAGGTTGCGTCTCGCCGTGGACCGTTGGATCGAGCGGCGGTTGCTCCGATCGGTCGCCGCGTGTGTGACCGTTTCTGAGCCGATGGCCGAAACCTTGCGGACCACATTCGGATGCGCGACCTACACGATCATGAATGGCATCGACCGTCGCCCGCTCCCTCCGCCAACCACCACCGCGCCGGTCATCAGCGAGGAACGTGCGGCCGTAGGCGAGTCCGCACCCATGTTGACGCTGGCGCACACCGGCTACATCTATCCGGGGAAGCGAGAGCCTGGCCCGTTGCTTGACGCAATCGCGTTGCTCGGGTCGGATGCCGCACATGTCCATGTCGTGTTCGCCGGCGAGGAAAACGGGGTGGTGCGCGCTGGCGTGGAGCGTGCCGGTGTGCAGGACTCGGTCACCCTCCTCGGTCACGTCTCCGCTGAAAAGTCCTGGCGCATCCAGGCTGAGGCGGACGTACTCGTCCTGTTGATGTGGAACGATCCGCGGGACGCGGGGACGATGAGCGGCAAGATGTTCGACTACCTCCAAGCCCGGCGGCCGATTCTGCTGCTCGGTTATGAGGCGGGGCTGGCAGCGAAGTTGGTGCGCGAGCGCCGCGCCGGCGTTGTCCACAACGACAAGCATGCGATCGCGGCTCAGCTTCGCGAGTGGCTGGCCGTCAAGGAGCGGAGCGGCCGGATCCCAGCGGTGCCCGCCGCGGCACTGGACGGTCTCTATCGGGAGGACCAACTTACCGAATACATGCAGATCCTGCGCGATGTCACCTTACGAGCCGCGACCGGTCTGGGATTTCGGGTCCACAGTTTACGCCGCTAG
- a CDS encoding lipopolysaccharide biosynthesis protein, with translation MSTLRIRRMSGSRRGLVAIIAGSAGGQVLAMAAAPLLARIYRPADFGLLTVVAALTLTIGTVSVLRYDLAIPLPERERDAHTLVALGLTAACATVLAGAVAVLTFRDDVARIFGQPELETWLWVVPPAAAATGVVLLLNQLAIRHRRYGSIGRRNFFQSATTTAMQLTLGGAALRPGGLVLGLGLGQAMAALVLMRGAGLSDGQARAGRERRHLRDVARRYRGFPLLLAPSGLLNVLGTQLPVLLVAYWYGGSVAGWLGLTQRVIAIPAALVASAVAQVYLAEVSRAVRQQPGRCRPIFVTASRKLALFAGLTAVVLSVAAPAAFSVVFGSEWERSGTYAQALALYVAGQLMASPLSQTLVVFEQQGRQLAWDVGRVVLVAGAVSAVAAAGASSLVAVWALSVSGFVAYIASWLMALRAVTSAGRRAEAVGVAETPLVPQG, from the coding sequence TTGAGCACGCTGCGCATCCGGCGCATGTCGGGGAGCCGGCGAGGCTTGGTTGCCATCATTGCGGGCTCGGCCGGCGGTCAGGTATTAGCGATGGCAGCCGCGCCGCTGCTGGCCCGGATCTACCGACCCGCTGACTTCGGCCTCCTGACCGTGGTCGCCGCTCTGACGCTGACGATCGGGACGGTGTCGGTCCTCCGCTACGATCTGGCCATCCCGCTGCCCGAACGGGAACGCGACGCCCACACGCTGGTCGCGCTCGGCCTCACCGCAGCCTGCGCAACGGTGCTGGCAGGCGCCGTCGCGGTGCTGACGTTCAGGGATGATGTCGCCCGGATCTTCGGGCAGCCCGAGCTGGAAACGTGGTTGTGGGTCGTCCCGCCGGCAGCGGCGGCAACGGGCGTTGTGCTGCTGCTCAATCAACTCGCCATCCGGCACCGCCGTTATGGATCAATCGGCCGGCGCAACTTTTTCCAGTCGGCGACCACGACGGCAATGCAGCTCACCCTGGGCGGCGCTGCGCTGCGCCCCGGCGGCCTGGTGCTGGGGCTTGGGCTGGGCCAGGCCATGGCCGCGCTTGTCCTTATGCGCGGTGCGGGCCTCTCCGATGGGCAGGCGCGGGCGGGTCGTGAGCGGCGCCACCTGCGGGACGTCGCCCGTCGATACCGTGGGTTTCCACTACTGCTGGCGCCGTCGGGGCTGCTCAACGTCCTCGGCACCCAGCTCCCGGTATTGCTCGTCGCCTACTGGTACGGCGGCTCCGTCGCCGGCTGGCTTGGGTTGACCCAACGCGTGATCGCGATTCCAGCCGCTCTGGTCGCGTCGGCGGTCGCTCAGGTCTACCTGGCGGAGGTCTCCCGCGCGGTGCGTCAGCAACCCGGTCGTTGCCGGCCCATCTTCGTTACCGCTAGTCGTAAGCTCGCACTCTTCGCCGGGCTTACCGCAGTGGTGCTCTCGGTCGCCGCGCCCGCCGCGTTCTCCGTCGTGTTCGGGTCGGAGTGGGAGCGTAGCGGGACGTACGCACAGGCTCTGGCGCTCTACGTGGCAGGCCAACTCATGGCGTCACCGCTGTCCCAGACTCTGGTTGTCTTCGAGCAACAGGGCCGCCAACTGGCCTGGGATGTGGGTCGTGTCGTACTCGTCGCCGGGGCGGTCAGTGCGGTTGCCGCAGCTGGTGCGTCATCGCTGGTTGCGGTCTGGGCCCTCAGCGTATCCGGGTTCGTGGCCTACATCGCGTCATGGCTGATGGCGTTGCGGGCCGTCACGTCTGCCGGGCGGCGGGCCGAGGCAGTCGGCGTTGCCGAAACCCCGTTGGTGCCGCAGGGCTGA
- a CDS encoding O-antigen ligase family protein yields the protein MAADRRNDVMMTRGDTWSPVIGSAVRASRTTESGVMSKQRGGIWSTAIRAAVIVFLLNFDQFPRTVGRAFLITGAVLAVLVVLHDLFRPASRARVVVFWVLLMFGVLALPGILRRPETEYGQQKFFLLLTLTLLATISVAIIRGRRDVEMFAAIFLGCGVVLALAALVGEPQGDRSGGFGSNPIWLARAIGGAMVALAWLYFRSRLSGWWAAGIGLLLILGLFATGSRGPLVATAAAVLTLVLAGLRQKGRRRRREWVGVGLMSSVVAAVWALPSLLPPRMYALIVDPSEELFDSARADMRQRTLSVIAENPGGVGYGNWNSHTWMIEHTYPHNLWLELTAEGGWLVGGLFMLAVAVVAIGLWRSAGTDPVAGFVLATLTFNVLAVSTSGDINASRPLFCSLALGLLVLIGATRDEGAGRHRMLGDAYRHGPPSWQGVDGRWRAPDRHLASTRRGVPPVSGRREPSRPRVGHGRAGECARR from the coding sequence TTGGCAGCCGACCGGAGGAACGACGTGATGATGACGCGTGGCGACACCTGGTCGCCGGTGATCGGTAGTGCCGTCCGTGCAAGTCGGACGACGGAGTCGGGGGTGATGTCGAAGCAGCGTGGCGGGATCTGGTCTACCGCGATCAGAGCTGCTGTCATCGTGTTTTTGCTGAACTTCGACCAGTTCCCGCGCACGGTTGGCCGGGCCTTCCTCATCACCGGGGCCGTCCTCGCGGTGCTGGTGGTGCTTCACGATCTGTTCCGACCGGCCTCGCGCGCGCGGGTCGTCGTCTTCTGGGTGCTCCTGATGTTCGGGGTCCTTGCCCTGCCGGGGATTCTGCGAAGGCCGGAGACCGAGTACGGGCAGCAGAAGTTCTTCCTCCTGTTGACGTTGACCCTGCTCGCCACCATCTCCGTGGCGATCATTCGAGGCCGACGGGATGTCGAGATGTTCGCCGCCATTTTCCTCGGCTGCGGCGTGGTGTTGGCGCTGGCGGCGCTGGTCGGCGAACCGCAGGGTGACCGGTCGGGCGGCTTCGGCTCCAATCCCATCTGGCTGGCCCGGGCGATCGGGGGTGCAATGGTGGCCCTGGCATGGCTGTACTTCCGCAGTCGACTCTCGGGGTGGTGGGCGGCTGGGATCGGACTTCTCCTCATCTTGGGTCTGTTCGCCACGGGCTCGCGGGGCCCGCTGGTGGCGACCGCTGCCGCCGTTCTCACTTTGGTGCTCGCCGGTCTGCGACAGAAGGGCAGGCGGCGGCGGCGCGAGTGGGTCGGCGTGGGGCTTATGTCCAGCGTGGTCGCTGCCGTCTGGGCACTACCGTCGCTACTGCCACCGCGGATGTACGCACTCATCGTCGACCCATCCGAGGAACTGTTCGACAGCGCCCGAGCGGACATGCGTCAGCGCACGCTGTCCGTTATCGCCGAGAACCCGGGCGGAGTTGGGTACGGCAACTGGAACAGCCACACCTGGATGATCGAGCACACCTATCCGCACAACCTGTGGCTGGAGCTGACCGCCGAGGGCGGCTGGCTGGTCGGCGGGCTGTTTATGCTGGCGGTCGCGGTCGTGGCAATCGGGCTCTGGCGGTCGGCCGGGACTGACCCGGTGGCCGGATTCGTCCTCGCGACTCTGACCTTCAACGTGCTCGCGGTCTCGACGTCCGGCGACATCAACGCGAGTCGGCCGCTGTTCTGTTCGCTGGCTCTCGGTCTACTCGTGCTTATCGGTGCGACGCGGGACGAGGGTGCGGGCAGGCACCGGATGCTGGGGGACGCATACCGGCACGGGCCACCGAGCTGGCAGGGCGTCGACGGGCGCTGGCGGGCGCCAGACCGGCATCTGGCGTCCACCCGCCGGGGCGTGCCGCCGGTGTCCGGACGACGGGAACCGAGCCGACCGAGGGTGGGGCACGGGCGAGCGGGGGAGTGCGCGCGCCGTTGA
- a CDS encoding SDR family NAD(P)-dependent oxidoreductase: protein MRTVSAGDTVVVTGAGGFIGSHLVEALVAEGQHVRALVHYNGAGTHGWLDMLSPDQLANVEVLAGDVRDRGMTQRLVDGAKVVYHLAALGGIPYSYLAPQSYVDTNITGTLNVLESARVAGVDRVVVTSTSEVYGTATTVPMTEDHRLRGQSPYAATKIAADKLAESYHLSFGLPVVTLRPFNTFGPRQSTRAVIPTIISQLAKGRGGVELGALTTTRDLLYVADTVAAFIAVGTAVDSAVVGRVFQAATGCETAIGDLVRRIGAMFGNHPEVVVTEARLRPAGSEVERLVGDSTLLREHTGWQPTATLDDGLKATVEWFLEPGNLARYRPDRAV from the coding sequence ATGAGGACGGTTTCTGCCGGTGACACGGTGGTGGTGACGGGCGCCGGAGGATTCATCGGCTCGCACCTGGTGGAAGCTCTCGTGGCAGAAGGGCAGCATGTGCGTGCCCTCGTCCACTACAACGGGGCGGGGACGCACGGGTGGCTGGACATGCTCAGCCCAGACCAGTTGGCGAACGTCGAGGTCCTTGCAGGAGACGTCCGCGATCGCGGCATGACTCAGCGTCTAGTGGACGGGGCTAAAGTCGTCTACCACCTAGCTGCGCTTGGTGGGATCCCGTACTCGTACCTGGCACCCCAGTCATACGTGGACACCAACATCACCGGCACGCTCAACGTGCTGGAGAGCGCACGGGTGGCCGGAGTCGACCGGGTGGTGGTGACTTCCACCAGCGAGGTGTATGGCACGGCCACCACGGTGCCGATGACCGAGGACCACCGTCTGCGTGGCCAGTCACCGTACGCAGCCACGAAGATTGCTGCGGACAAGTTGGCGGAGAGCTACCACCTCAGCTTCGGGCTGCCGGTGGTCACCCTCCGGCCGTTCAACACCTTCGGGCCCCGGCAGTCGACCCGGGCCGTGATCCCGACGATCATCAGTCAGTTGGCGAAGGGACGCGGCGGGGTGGAGCTCGGTGCGTTGACCACAACCCGCGATCTGCTCTACGTGGCGGACACCGTAGCCGCCTTCATCGCCGTCGGAACTGCTGTCGACTCTGCGGTGGTGGGCCGGGTGTTTCAGGCAGCCACGGGGTGCGAGACAGCCATCGGCGATCTGGTCCGACGGATCGGGGCGATGTTCGGCAACCACCCGGAGGTGGTGGTGACTGAGGCCCGGCTGCGGCCTGCGGGATCCGAGGTTGAGCGGCTGGTGGGTGACAGCACGCTGCTCCGGGAGCATACGGGTTGGCAGCCCACCGCCACCCTCGACGACGGGCTCAAGGCGACGGTCGAGTGGTTCCTCGAGCCCGGAAACCTCGCCCGGTACCGGCCGGACCGCGCCGTCTGA
- a CDS encoding NAD-dependent epimerase/dehydratase family protein yields the protein MTSVLIFGASGFLGTQVRRAIEADADVVCPSRTDCDLTTCTLGELRELVGSVRPAAVVCCAGATSGTATELLLGNAIVAAKLVDAVAATAPRARLVRLGSAAEYGPIPFGASVDEDATTKPVSDYGISQATATRLIEVAAAAGRVDSVVLRVFNPIGPGLPPTTLLGRAAALLARLAPDDSLRTGPLDAYRDFVDVRDVAAAVRAAVTIKAPRARILNIASGRAVSVRDVLRQLIETSGLQVQIVEDQPPSPRTASVDWVRADISRAASVLDWTPAHALSDSIRAVWSAAALDLAGLSPSRPGRTSGMQAPVPGMQKEEQLT from the coding sequence ATGACAAGTGTGCTGATTTTCGGTGCCTCCGGTTTCCTCGGGACCCAGGTGCGGAGGGCAATCGAGGCCGATGCGGACGTCGTCTGTCCTTCTAGGACCGACTGCGATCTCACGACCTGCACGCTCGGAGAGCTACGCGAGCTGGTCGGCTCCGTACGCCCGGCCGCAGTGGTTTGCTGTGCGGGCGCGACCTCCGGTACCGCTACGGAGCTGCTTCTCGGCAACGCCATCGTGGCGGCAAAATTAGTGGACGCGGTGGCCGCGACGGCACCCCGCGCCCGGCTGGTCCGGCTCGGGTCGGCCGCCGAGTATGGGCCGATACCGTTCGGTGCGTCGGTCGACGAGGACGCTACGACGAAGCCGGTTAGCGACTACGGCATCAGTCAGGCGACGGCCACCCGGCTGATCGAGGTGGCGGCGGCCGCCGGTCGGGTGGACTCGGTCGTGCTGCGCGTGTTCAACCCGATCGGTCCGGGTCTTCCACCGACGACGCTGCTCGGGAGGGCGGCGGCGCTGCTCGCCCGGCTCGCCCCCGACGATTCCTTGCGGACCGGGCCGCTCGACGCGTATCGCGACTTCGTCGACGTTCGGGACGTGGCGGCGGCGGTACGAGCTGCGGTCACGATCAAGGCACCCCGAGCTCGCATCCTGAACATCGCCAGCGGGCGGGCCGTATCGGTGCGAGACGTGCTACGTCAGCTGATCGAAACGTCCGGCCTGCAGGTGCAGATTGTGGAGGACCAGCCCCCGTCACCGCGGACGGCGTCGGTTGACTGGGTCCGCGCCGATATCAGCCGCGCAGCCTCCGTGCTCGACTGGACCCCCGCACACGCGCTGAGTGACTCGATTCGAGCCGTCTGGAGCGCCGCGGCGCTCGACCTGGCGGGACTCTCTCCAAGTCGCCCCGGCCGTACCAGCGGTATGCAAGCCCCAGTGCCAGGCATGCAGAAAGAGGAGCAGTTGACATGA
- a CDS encoding sugar phosphate nucleotidyltransferase, which translates to MDGVLSGGSMHVVIMAGGAGVRLRPYTSTLPKPLVPIGESYAILEIILHQLAACGFAQVTLAINHLGSLIRAFVGDGSRFNLKVEYIEEREPLSTIGPLFGIRDRLPEHFLVMNGDILTNLDYAGLLTHHQRSGAPLTVATFRRTVKIDFGVLEAEGDKIISFSEKPVLQYRVSMGVYGLSKSAIASYPPGRPFGFDQLVLDLLGKGDPPAGYEFDGYWLDIGRPEDYDEANRSFAQVQDMLLPVGTTPVA; encoded by the coding sequence ATGGATGGCGTGCTGAGCGGAGGGTCGATGCATGTAGTGATCATGGCTGGTGGTGCGGGGGTGCGACTGCGGCCATACACGTCGACACTTCCGAAGCCACTTGTGCCGATCGGCGAGAGCTACGCCATCCTTGAGATCATCCTGCACCAGTTGGCGGCGTGCGGATTTGCGCAGGTGACGTTGGCCATCAACCATCTCGGTTCCCTGATCCGTGCGTTCGTCGGGGACGGCTCCCGGTTCAACCTCAAGGTGGAGTACATTGAAGAGCGCGAGCCGCTCTCCACTATTGGGCCCCTGTTCGGTATTCGGGACAGGCTGCCGGAGCACTTCCTAGTGATGAACGGCGACATCCTCACAAACCTGGATTACGCCGGTCTGCTCACCCATCACCAGCGATCTGGCGCGCCGCTGACGGTCGCTACATTCCGCCGAACGGTCAAGATCGACTTCGGTGTATTGGAAGCAGAAGGCGACAAGATTATCTCCTTCTCCGAGAAGCCGGTCCTTCAGTACCGGGTCAGCATGGGGGTCTACGGGCTTTCCAAGAGTGCGATCGCGTCCTACCCGCCCGGACGGCCCTTCGGGTTCGACCAGCTTGTGCTGGACCTGCTGGGGAAGGGCGACCCGCCGGCAGGCTACGAATTCGACGGTTACTGGCTTGATATCGGCCGCCCCGAGGACTACGACGAAGCCAACCGGTCCTTTGCGCAGGTGCAGGACATGCTGCTGCCCGTCGGCACGACGCCAGTGGCATGA
- the wecB gene encoding non-hydrolyzing UDP-N-acetylglucosamine 2-epimerase produces the protein MSVQVIHITGARPNFPKAAPVIRALDGCHVRQQLVHTGQHYDERMSEVFFRQLGLPEPELNLAVGSGSHAFQTGEIMNRLERLFQTARPGLVVVYGDVNSTVAAALVAAKLGIPIAHVEAGLRSFNRSMPEEVNRLVTDRLSDLLFATSPDALVNLGNEGINADRVFFTGNPMIDTLMANLHRFDVAAARAQLSLPERYVVATLHRPSNVDNPGDAAELVKALHAVADQTHIVLPLHPRGRNSLADAGLFLHPNLRVADPLGYVEFLSLVRGAKAVLTDSGGVQEETTMLGIPCLTLRDETERPVTVTQGTNRLVTRENLAEEVRGVLAAGHRAAGWPTPPLWDGRAGARIAEVIERFVGTH, from the coding sequence ATGTCTGTCCAGGTTATTCATATCACCGGTGCCCGGCCGAACTTTCCCAAGGCCGCACCGGTCATCCGAGCGCTCGATGGATGCCACGTACGACAGCAACTGGTGCACACCGGGCAACACTACGACGAGCGGATGTCCGAGGTCTTCTTTCGCCAGTTGGGGCTGCCCGAACCCGAATTGAACCTGGCGGTGGGCTCCGGCAGCCACGCCTTCCAGACGGGCGAAATCATGAACCGGCTGGAGCGCCTGTTCCAGACTGCCCGCCCGGGCCTCGTGGTGGTGTACGGCGATGTGAACTCCACCGTGGCGGCAGCGCTCGTCGCTGCCAAGCTAGGTATCCCTATCGCGCATGTGGAAGCTGGCTTGCGTAGCTTCAACCGATCAATGCCGGAGGAAGTCAATAGGCTGGTCACTGATCGGCTCTCGGACCTGCTGTTTGCGACCAGTCCGGATGCACTGGTGAACCTGGGCAACGAAGGGATCAACGCGGACAGGGTCTTCTTCACCGGAAATCCGATGATCGACACGCTGATGGCGAATCTGCACCGTTTCGACGTCGCGGCCGCCCGTGCACAGCTGTCACTGCCGGAGCGGTATGTGGTCGCCACGCTGCACAGACCGTCGAATGTGGACAATCCAGGCGATGCCGCCGAGTTGGTCAAGGCGCTGCATGCGGTTGCCGATCAGACGCACATCGTCCTGCCCCTGCACCCGCGGGGACGGAACAGCCTCGCCGATGCCGGCCTCTTTCTCCATCCGAATCTGCGGGTGGCCGATCCGTTGGGCTACGTCGAGTTCCTCAGCCTGGTGCGCGGTGCCAAGGCTGTTCTGACGGACTCGGGCGGCGTCCAGGAGGAGACAACCATGCTGGGCATACCATGCCTCACCCTTCGGGACGAGACCGAGCGTCCGGTGACGGTCACCCAGGGGACGAATCGTCTGGTGACGAGGGAGAACCTGGCGGAGGAGGTCCGCGGGGTGCTGGCGGCAGGGCATCGCGCTGCCGGCTGGCCCACGCCGCCGCTGTGGGACGGACGGGCGGGCGCCCGAATCGCCGAGGTGATAGAGCGGTTCGTCGGGACGCACTAG